Below is a window of Tolypothrix bouteillei VB521301 DNA.
TAATCTGGAAAAATTAACCGAACAGAAGGTCAATATTCTTCTTGTGGATAACAGCGTAGCTAATTTACTTCTTTTAGAAGAAAAACTGAATCAATTGGAACAAAACTTTATTGGAGAGACTCAACACTCAAACTCAGAGTTCTGCAAGTAATAATAATACATCAAGCGCGGAGAGCAGAGCGGGTAACTCTGCATCAAGTAATAAGATAGAAAATCCTNNNNNNNNNNNNNNNNNNNNTTACATTTTTTGTAAATTTATTTAAAAAAAATTTACAACTTAACTATGTAAATAAAGAATTGCAAACTAAACTAAAAGAGAGCTTACTCCGAGAGCAGAGACTACAAAAACAAGTAGAAATTATCGATTTAGTGCAAGAAGCAATCATCATTCGAGATGGAGATGGTATGATTACTTTTTGGAATTGTGGCGCTGAAAAAATATATGGATTTTCTCAACAAGAAGCTGTAGGAAAAGAGTTTTCTTCGCTACTTAAAGTACGCTTTCCTAAACCATTACCGGAATTGCATAACTGCTTATTTGAATGCGGGAAATGGGAAGGAGAACTTATTCACAGTCAAAAGAATGGAACCGAAATTCTTGTTGCCAGCTATTGGGTATTACAACAAAACAATCGGGGAGAAACAGAAATTGTAGAAATCAATAGAAATATCACAAAGTACAAGCAAACTGAAGAAGCCCTACTGACGGCAGGTATCCGTTTGGCAGGTATTTTGGATAATGCTTCAGATGCAATTCTTTCAGTAGAATCTTCGCACAAGATTGTACTTTTTAGTAAAGAAGCCGAAAAAGTTTTTGGCTACACAACTTCAGAAATTTTGGGACAAACACTTGATTTGCTAATTCCAAAACATTTACCAAATGGAGATTCCCAGTACCTCTTTACCTCTTACAACTCCAACACAGCCAATAGGAATTTAGGAGAACGTCGGGAGATGACAGGTTGTCGGAAAAATGGAGCATTCTTCCCCATTGAAGTATCGATTTCTCCATTAGAATTAGTTAGCAGTAACGCATTTACCGTGATTTTACGGGATTTAACAGAGCTGAAAGCAACTGAAGCTGCTTTGCGGAGAACTGAAGCGCAGTTTCAAGCTTTTATGAATCACATTCCCCCTTTATCTTGGATTACCGATGGTGAAGGTCAGTTAGTTTATTGCAACAAAAGTTTTGAACGTTGGTATCAGCGCTCAACGTGGGAAATTATTGGTAAAACAATTTTTGATTTTAATCCGCCTCATCTTGCCCAACAACACCTCGAACATATCCAACATGTTTTACAAACAGGACAAGTTCTGGAAGTGAATGAGTCTGCTATGTCTTCAGATGGGACGCTGAGTGAGTTTTTGGTTTATAAGTTTCCCATGTTTGATATAGACGAACAACTTTTGGTAGGAGGTGTAGCAGTTGACATAACCGAACGCAAACAAGCAGAAGCAGATCTTCAGATAAGAAATCAAGAATTACTAACCCTGTATAAACTTTCTGAAGTTGCATTACGGACTAATTCTTTGAAACTAGCTGCTCAAGATGCTGTAACCGAAATTAGTCATGCAACTGGATTTCCTAAAGTTACAATTGAACTTTACGATCCAGCAAGTCAAATGATGCGCTTTGTTGGAACAACGGGAGTTGCTTCACTAGCTGCTTGCGATACATTAGAAGTTCCTGTAGAACGGACTCTTTCTGGAACAGTTGTTCTGACGGGAAAACCTATGATTAAAATTTTTAACTCTCATGAAATAGAGTCTTCCCAAATTAGAATATATGATTCGCATCAAACAATCGGTCAACTTAATATTCGGACTTTTGTCTGTCAACCAATGATTGTCAATCAACAAGTCATTGGTGTACTGACCTTAGCGCATCCCGAACGAGTACAGCTAGACGCTTCATTTCTCAGATTACTAACTAGTTTAGCTAACTTTGTTGCCTCTTTAGTAGAAAGGAAGCAAGCGGAAATTGCTTTACATGAAAGTGAAGAACTTTACCGCCAAATGTTTCAGACTAACTTGGCAATTAAATTGCTTATTGAGCGCGATACGGGAGTCATTGTTGATGCCAATCCAGCTGCTTGTCGTTTCTACGGTTATAGCTTAAAACATCTCAAACAAATGATGATTACAGACATCAATGTTTTACCTGCCGAACAGGTGTTTTCTCTCATGCAGCAATATCTATTCAATCAACAAAGTTACTTTCAGTTTCGCCACAAACTTGCTAGTGGAGAAATTCGAGATGTGGAAATTTACTCTTGCCCGGTGACACGTCAAGGAAAAACACTACTTTACTCGGTTGTTCATGATATAAGTGCATTGAAGCAGGCAAAAAGAGACTTGGAACAAGCTAATTTTAAACTCAATAGCTGGGTGGAGGAATTGGAAATACGCAATCGCGAAATTGCTTTACTGAGTCAATTAAGCGATATTCTCCAGGCGTGTTTGTCTATTGATGAAGCACATCAAGCTTTAGCTCGATTAGTTCAACCTTTATTTCCTGATGTATCGGGTGCCGTGTTTGTACTTAACAATTCAGAAAACTTACTCGAAGCGGTAGCAACTTGGGGAGAAGTCAATGAAACGACAGAGTTGGTATTTGCACCGGGAAAATGTTGGGGGCTTCGTAGAGGGCGATCGCATTTAGCAGATAGGACTACAGAAAGTATACTCTGTCAGCATAGAAAAAAAGATTGTTGCGAATCTTCCACTTCTATTGAATCACTCTGCATCCCCATGATGGCTCAGGGAGAAGCCTTAGGAGTCTTGTATTTGAGTTCAAATCAACCAGACAAACTTACAGAAGCGAAGCAGCAATTTGCTATAACAGCTGCCGAACACATTGCCTTGGGACTGGCAAACCTGCAATTGCATGAAGCTCTTCAGCAACAAAGCATCCGCGATCCTCTAACTGGATTATTCAATCGCCGTTATTTAGAAGAATCCTTAGAGCGGGAAATTAGCCGCGCCGATCGCAAACAGCAATCTGTAGGAATTATCATGCTGGATATAGACAATTTCAAACGTTTTAACGATACTTTTGGACAAAACTCTGGTGATAACGTGTTGCAAGAGTTAGCTAAGTTTTTAGAAAAAAATATTCGAGGGGGTGATATTGCCTGTCGTTATGGAGGTGAAGAAATAGTCTTAATTCTACCGGAAGCATCTTTAGACGCAACTAAAAAACGAGCCGAGCAAATACGAGAAGATGTCAAGCACCTTTATTGCCACAACCGCTACCATTCTCTCACTACGATCACCATATCCTTGGGAGTCGCCGTTTTTCCAGACGACGGTTTGACAGGAGAAGCAATAATTGCTGCTGCTAATACAGCTTTATATCATGCTAAACAAGAAGGTCGCGATCGGGTAGTTACAGCTACAGATCTGAGTGTTGACTAGTAATCAGTGACAAATGACAAATGACAAATGACAAATGACAAATCAAGGGAAGAATTACAAAAAGAGATCGAAGAACTGAGTTCGCGCCTTGAACTTGCTGAAGAAACTTTGCGGGCTATCTGTCACGGAGAGGCAGACGCTTTAGTGGTTTCGGGAAGTCAAGGCGAACAGATTTTTACTTTACAAAATAATGATTCTCTTTATAGAATTTTACTAGAAGAGATGAAAGAAGGGGCAGCTACACTAACAGATGATGGATTTATTCTTTACTGTAATAGAAGTTTAGCACGTTTGGTAAAACGATCTATAAAAAAAGTTATTGGTTCCGGCTTTAACGAGTATATTGCACCCGAGCAAAAGCCGGGATTTCAAATGTTGCTACAGCAAGAAAGAAAACATTCTCAAGGAGAATTTAACCTAATTGCTAACGATTTAACCACCGTCCCTATCCACGTGGATATTTATTTATTGACAATGAATAATGTCAAAATCACCTCCTTGATTGTCACAGATTTGACAGAAAAAAACCGGAATGAAGAAATTATTATTGCTGAAAAGCTTGCTCGTTCCATTGTCGAACAAGCAGCTGAAGCCATCGTTGTTTGTGATGAAAACGGACAGATTATTCGTGCAAGTATAGCAGCGCATCAGCTTTGCGGACAAAATCTTTTATTCCAACCCTTTGATGTTATTTTTCCATTACAACTTTATCAGAGTAACTGGGAAACGCGATCTTCAGAAAAATTAGACGCTACAAAAATTGGAACAGAAAATAATTGGGAAACCAAAAAAAGCTTTTCTGTTCTAACTGTTCTTAAGGGAGAAAGTTTTCAAGGCGTTGAAGTCTTTTTCCAACAAAAAGGAGGACAGCAATTTAATTTACTACTCAATGCGCGGTTGCTCTCCAACCCAGAAAGCAGTTTGAAGGGCTGCATTTTAACGCTTACAGATATTACTATTCGCAAACAAGCAGAACTCGAATTACAACGGGCAAAAGCCGATTTAGAAACACGAGTGGCAGAACGTACAGTCCAACTTCAACAGTTGAATGCAGAACTGACTAATTGGGTAAAGGAATTGGAGCAGCGCAATCATGAAATTATTCTGATGGGTAAGTTGAGCGATATGCTACAAGCTTGTTTGACTGTTGACGAAGCATATTACACTTTATCTCGATTAATTCAATCGTTATTTCCCAATATGGCGGGAGGTGTGTTTTTGATAAATGCCTCAAAAAACCTAGTAGAGGCTGTTACCACCTGGAGTGATGAAACCCTTGTAAGTCAAAAAATCTTTACTCCAAGAGAATGTTGGGGATTGCGACGCGGACGTACACACTTATTTGCAGTTGATGCTTGCAGTTTGGAGTGCAAGCATATCATTCCAAATGCTCTTTTCACAGACACTTTGTGTGTTCCCATGATGGCACAGGGAAAGGCGATGGGTGTACTGCATTTAAGTTCTCATGTGCCAGGACAGCTAACCACAGCAAAAAAACAGTTAGCAGTTACAGTTGCCGAACACATCGCATTGGCGTTGGCAAACTTAAAGCTTCATGAAACGATTCAGGAGCAAAATATTCGCGATCCTCTAACGGGATTGTTTAATCGTCGCTATTTAGAAGAGTCTTTAGAACGAGAGATTCAACGAGCCAAACGCAAGCAGTTTTGTTTGGGCGTGATGATGCTTGACGTTGACTACTTCAAACGATTTAACGATACATTCAGTCATGAAGCTGGGGATATGGTTCTACGAGAGTTAGGGAGATTTTTAAAGAAACAGGTACGCTTATCCGAAATCGCTTGTCGCTATGGTGGTGAGGAGATGACCTTAATTCTGCCGGAAACATCTTTAGAAGTAGCGCTTGAGCGAGCCGAACAAATCCGGAAAGGTGTAAAGCTTCTCAAGTTGCAAAACCGCAATCAAAACCTTGGCACTATGACTTTGTCTGTGGGAGTTGCGTGTTTCCCCGAACACGGTTTGACCGCAGAATCAGTTATCCATGCAGCTGATGAAGCTTTGTATCGTGCCAAAAAAGAAGGGCGCGATCGGGTTGTTTGTTCTGAAAGTCGGGAATAGGGATAGGGGAAGGTGGAGCTACCTCTAGGAGTTCAAAAATTCAATACGATTCCTGCTGTGAATTCTGTTTAATTTATAGAACTTTACAATCTTTGGGTAAAATTCCCTATCTGTTTTTTAGAAATTGGGTAGATTAACCATTGGTTTTTCAAATCACTTCATTGTATCGTCAATTTTTAAGAAGATTTAATTATCATCCCAATTCTTCTCATTCAGCTTTTGTTTGGCAGGAATTGTCATGATTTTACGATCGAAAGTGTTAATTTTGCAATCTCTGGTCCGATCGCCTTGAAATTGAGTTTTTTTGATACATATAAATAAAACATGATGCAGGAGTAAATAAACTCTCCACATAACTAATTAATTGATGATGTATTATCAAACTTAAATCTCCTAAAAATATAGAAGGTCGTTATGTACTCAACTGAAATGATACCAGAACCGTTGGAATTAGCTTGGTGGATCGAGATTATTACTGTATTTCCGCGTTGTAGTTATTTCTTTGGCCCTTTTATGAGTGCCGAGGAAGCAAATAGATTGCAAGCTGGCTACATCGAAGACTTAGAACAAGAAGGCTCGCAAGTGATGTTTGCCCAGGTTAAATGGTGCCAGCCTCAAGTATTAACTACTCTTGAGTATCAAGTATTGAGTAAAGAGTAAGCAATACAAACGCGATCGCGACCTTCTTGGTATGATACAACACAGTATTTGTAGCTTTTATTACAGCCTCTCCTGCCAAACTGCCTTCTGGATAGCAAGCAACTAACGATAAGGATATGGCACCCAAACTTTGGTTGTGATGTTGCATAATGAAACGCTTAACACCCTCTCGAATTAATTCAGCACTTTCTAGAGTTGTTGCTAAAGAAGCTAATGAGACCATTAACATCATGCTTAACAGCTTCATGCCGCTTTAAGTTTGCTATTGCCATAAAATGTGTTTGGCTGTTGTTACAGCAAACTGCTGTTTGGAGCGCAAATAGGATTGATATATATCGTAAAGGTTGCAGAAAATTTTAGAAGTCATAAAATTAATATTTTTTAACAAAAATACATTTTACCGAAAAATTAACACACCCCTCACGCTTTTCTCACTTTTGTAAAGTAACCTATAGAAATAGGGTTTAAATAACAGATATCAGCCCAAAAACCATGCATTTGCATGGTTTTTCTTGTAAGTCTAAGTTTTAAATTCATTGATTGGGCTTATATAGATCGTTAATTTTAAATTTTAAAATTTGACTTCTCTCTATTGCCTGTTAAGGATGAGAAATATGGATAACTTCTTGATAAAGTTGAAAAAACAAAAATATTATCAACCCTATCTCGATTTGATAGAAATTTTACTAGTTAACTCTAATAGTAAAAGGTGTGATATTTTATCAAACAGCCAAGATTTAATTAATACAAATTTAATACAGATCGTATTAGATAAAATATATTTCCTTAGAAAGAATCAGAAAACAAATGAATTGAAGAGTTTAATAGAACTCGCCAATCAGTTATTGGGGTTGTATGCCGACCGACCACTAGAAGGGATATCATTAAAATTTACTCTTGGAAATGTTTATTTTGATATGGGGCAGTTTTATGAGGCAAGAGATTGCTATCAGCAATCTTTAGAAATTTTTAGAATGATTGGAGATCGAATAGGGGAAGCAAATGTGCTAGCACTGATAGGTGATACATTTTATCAACAAGATGGGTTTTATCTAGCACTGAAGTACTATAAACAAGCTCAAACCATCTTCTTAACAATGGATGTTCAAAAAAGTGAAATACCAGTTCTTTATCAAATGCTCTTGTCCCACTATTTCCTGGGTGAATATGCTCAAGCAATGGAGATTGGTGGTCGATGTTTAGAAATTGCTAAAGACTTGGGATGGCGCTTTTTGGAGGCTCACCTGTTGCACCGTCAAGGAATTCATTATCAAGTTATGAACAATCACCTAGAAGCAGCAATGTACTACAAAAAGAGTTGGTTGATTGCAAAAGAAATAGGTGCAGATGAGTTACAAATTCAAAATATGAGGAATCTTGGAGATTTATATTTAGCTAAATATTTTATTGAAGATGCGTTACAGATTTACCAAGAGAGTTTAAAAATTGCCCGTCAGCTAAGCAGCCGGATAGAAGAAGCTCGTTGCCTGGAATCTTTAGCAAAAGCTTTCTTTTATATGGGAGATTTAAAAAGGGCATATGGCTCCAGTCAACTGAGTTTGCAAATTAAACAAAATGTTGGTATATCTTTCATGCAAAAAACTGTTAATTTTATAGAGCGTGAGTATTTTTTGCAAGATTACTGTGACGATTTCTTTTAGGAGCAAACAGCGCCATATGATATTGTTGCCGATAGCAATGACCTAAAGAGTTATCTGTTGAATTGTTTAGGTAGAACTTAGTAATTCAGTCACTCGATCTGCCAGCGTTAAAGCATCGAAAGGTTTGGCAATAACTCCTGCGATACCTAGTTGAGCAAATTGCTCTCGATCGACAGGCTGCATTTTTGCAGTCAGTAAAATGACTGGAATAGATTGAGTAGCAGGGTTTTGCTGTAAATGACGAAATAGAGTAATACCATCCATTTCAGGCATCATGACGTCTAGTAAAATAGCATAGGGTTGTTCCGTTTCAGCTTTCACCAAACCTTCGTTTGCCGTTCCTGCGGTTAATACTTCCCAATCACCCATGACTTCTAAACAAGTTTGAATGACTTCGCGGAGACGTTCTTCGTCGTCTATGAGTAGAATTCGCCTGGGCATAATTTACATACGCTTCTTAGTGTTTGTACTTAGCATAATATAGGACTAGTATTTGATTTTTGTAGAAGGGGTAAAGTAAAGTAAAATATGCTTCCTTGTCCTAAGGTGCTTTCTGCCCAGATATGTCCGCCATGCTGCTGCACAATAGTATGGCAAATAGCTAATCCCAATCCCGTTCCTCCCTTCGTGCGAGCATCTGAAGCATCGACTTGCTGAAACCGCCTAAAGATAGTTTCTAGCTTATCTGCTGGAATACCTCTACCTTGGTCTTTAATTTGAAATACAACTTGAGGAATGTTAGGTGTTAGATTTTGGGAGAGTTTTGCACTCAGTTCAACTGTGGTTTGAGGTGGCGAAAACTTAATGGCATTACTTAGCAGATTGACAAGAGTCTGAATTATACGATCCCAATCAGCCCATATTTGAACTGATAGTGGAGAAACAACAAGCACAATTTTTGCTTCCTCCGCAAGGGATTGTACTGATTCCACTGCTTGCTCCATGAGAGTTGCAGCATTACATAAGGTTTTATTGAGGCAGACTTTACCTGACTCAAGCCGTTCTAAATCGAGAATGTCATTAACTAAACGAGTCAAGCGTTCAGTCTCAGCTTTTGCAATGTCTAACATTCGTTGTGCCTTTTGCGGTAAATTGTTAAGCCGTCCAGAAGCAAGCAATCCTAAAGAACCTTGGATAGAAGCTAGTGGAGTTCGCAATTCATGGCTAACTATTGAGATGAACTCGTTCTTCATTTTCTCGACTCGTTTGCGCTCGCTAATATCGCGCCCTTCCGGAATGAGTAGAACGATCTTTCCCGTCGGATCTTTCACGGGCTTGAGGGAAAAGTCAATCGTCACAACAATTTCTCCTCGTCCCAAAACTTCCACTTCATAGCGTACAAATTCACCTGTTGCAGCACGAGCGATCGCGTCTTTTAACTGATTTTGAATTTCTGATGAAATCGTCCACCATCTTGCTTCCCAAAAGGGCCGACCTACAATATCTGCATGGTTGATGCCACCAAAATCTAGCGCTGTTTGATTTGCTTCCAAAAGAGTACCATCCGGCTTGAGCAAACCGATAAATTGAAAGGTTTGGTCAAAGATCGCTCGAAATCGTCTTTCGCTTTCGCGCAAAGCTTCTTCTGCCTGTTTGCGCTGAGTAATATCTTGGATTTGAGCAATAAAGTAAAGTGGTTGACCGTCAGGATCGCGAACCAGCGATCCACTTAACAAAATCCAGACTACGTGCCCTTGCTTGTGGAAATATCGTTTTTCCATCTCATAGTAACGAATTTCATCACCAAGCATTTGGTGCATATAATCCAAATCGGTATCTAAGTCTTCAGGATGGGTAATTGCCTGAAAGGTTGTGGTTAGCAATTCGGATTCTGAGTAGCCCACAATTTCACATAAAGAACGGTTAACCCGCAGCCAACGTCCATTCGTTGCGACTATTGCCATCCCAATACCCGCATTCTCAAAAGCACTACGGAACCGTTCTTCGCTTTCTTGCAACAAACCTTTTGTCCGTTTGCGTTCGCTCAGTTCTCTTTGCAGTTGCTCGTTGGTCTGTTGTAATTGGGCGAATCGTAATGCCAGTTCCGCTTGCTGACACTTAATTTGGCGATTTAAAAGATAGTATATGAAACACAAAAACACCAGGCTGAGGCTGAAACTTGCTAACAAAATGATACAAAAAGTATGTGTTTGAATAACATATTCCTTAATGCTGACAAATAGTGCTAGCTGTATGTAATGGTAGCTCCAAGTATTTGAGAGAGTTAGCATAACTTGTGCTGACAAACAATACCAGTTATCTCAAGTCCGGTTAATGCTCCTTTTCCCCTCTAAAATTCCACTTAGCTTGTAGAGTTGACATTACCAATCCTACACCCACAAGTCATCTTTTTGTAGGAAGGGATTCATTAAGAGCGAACTATTCTTGCATTAACTGCTCTTGCAGCCATTGAGATGACAAAATTATTCCACAAAGTCAACGTTCTGCTAGTTCGCGTAACATTTTTGTTCGCTCTAGTCGATTGAAAACACGAGCAATCAGTTCCGGTTCGACAATCGGTTTTTGCACGTAATCATCTGCACCCGCTGTAAATACCTGCTGCACTATTTCTATATCGGAACAAGCAGACAAAAACACGATTGGTAGTTGAGACCATTGAGGATCGTTACGTACCACCTGACAAAGTTCAATCCCATTAATATCAGGCATCTTCACGTCTAATATCAAAAGGTCTGGAACCGTGCTTTCCAAAACTTGCCAAAATTCTTGGGGTTCAGCTATTGCCGTGACATACAATCCCCAAGAGTGCAATAAGGCGGACACGCTAGATAAAACTCTTGGGTCATCATCTACAATCATTACTTTTGCTTCTAGTGGCTGAGTACAACTGATTATCTGATAAGTCATTTTGAGTATTTCACTACAAGGGACCGATTTCTGTATAAAAGCACGACCTCCTAAACGAGCAACTTCCAATCTCTCTGTCAAACTGCTTTTTCCAGTCAGAACAATGACCGAGATTTCTGGGTTTCGATCTCTGAGTTCAGCTAAGAACGCCAATCCACTCTCGTCAGGATCGAGAAAGGTTAAGTCGAGTAAGATAACATCGGGAGGGTTGTTTGCGATCGCATTCCTAGCAATAGCCAAGCTAGTTGCTGCATTGACTTGAAAGCCCCATGCGTTTGCTTCCATTTGAATTCGCTCTATCAAAGCGACATCATCATCAATAACTAGCAACAAAGCCTGTTGAACTTTACATGACAAAGCGGGAGTTGTGATTGCTAAGGGTTTTTCCAGTTCTTGTCGCAACGATTCAACCATTCCCACTAATTGTTGTGCTTGAATTGGCTCTATATTTGTTGTTTGAAGCAATTGCTCAATTTTTCGAGCCAATTTTGAACCTTCAGTAAAGCCAAAAGACCCCAATCCCCCTACTAATTTATGTGCCACCTGCAGTGCTGTTTGCTGTTCGTTAGCTTTAAGAACACGTATCTGTAAAGCAGTAGCCGCTTGTAGCAGTAATGTCACGTCATCAACAAAGCTATCCTTAAACCGCTGCCATAGTTGGGTCAGTGATGCAACAACCTTAGACTCCGCTTGCTGCTTGCTTGTTTTTGTTAACTCTGAACTAGAAAGCGTAAATGTAGGTTTTTCATCCTCACAAGAGTATTGGAGCCGATAGCCCAAGCCATAAACTGTCTCAATTAAATCTGCGCTAGCTCCACCCGCTTTTAATTTCTGCCTGAGTCCTTTGATATGGGTTTTAACGGCGTCCTCGCCCGGACATTCAGGGCTTGACCAAAGGTGTTCTAAAATTGCACTTTTGCTAAAAATCCGATGGGGATTTCGCAGAAAAAGTTCTAGTAACTGATATTCTTTTGCTGTTAAATGCAGTCGTCTTTTATCATACGTAACCGTACTTTTATAAGTATCAAGTTGTAGTTTCTCCCAAACCAATACGGAAGCCACAATATCTTTGTTAGCACGTCGCAGTAAGGAACGAATGCGAGCAATAAGTTCTGATAAATTAAAGGGTTTGACTACATAATCATCAGCACCTGCGTTAAATCCTCTTACCTTGTCAATGCTGCTATCTTTTGCGGTCAGTAGCACGATCGGCATTTGATGGTTTAGAGACCGCAGTTGCCGACAAAGACTAAAACCATCAAGCCCAGGGAGCATGACATCTAGCACAACAAGGTCATATTCAAAGTTTTGTGCTATTTGCAAACCAACGGAACCATCACCCACACTCGTCACTACGTAATTGTGAGACTTCAGCGCTTTTGTCAGGGCTGTGGCAGTTGCTTCATCATCCTCCACTACCAGAATTTTCATCAATTGTGCCTCAGTAAATATCAGTTGACATCCCAGACACCTCTTTTAGAGGAGCGGTGGGAACTTCTACTCCCTTTTCGCTCTAAAATTACCAACTCTTATGGGTGGATCTATAATCCTGCCTGGGAAAATTGGTCATCGAATGGCATCTAAAGGAAGTAATACTCAGTAAATACTTTGGTGTTATGGATCTACTATAAACTTACCTCTTTAGGTAGAAGCATAAAATTATAATAATTCATAAACCATATAATTCTAGCCTTTGGCTCGGATATCTTCGGTTAATTTGTGTTTTTATGTACATCTCATTATTAACTTGCATCTGTCTAAAGAAATATTTTATAAGAGAAATCTGTTTCCATTAAAAAACTTTACATTTTTACAATAGTATAAAATAATACTAAAATAGTTTCGAACGCAATTACTGGCAACATAGTAGTGTTGCATACAAAGTATTGAGGCATCTTGGGAAATCTATGGCACTTTATTTAGACTCTGCAATTATCTCGGAAGCTGAAATTGCCAGCAAAATGGGATGGGTTAAAGGCATTACAACAAATCCAACGCTTTTAGCGAAAAGCCACGAACCACCAGAAATCACGCT
It encodes the following:
- a CDS encoding response regulator, translating into MKILVVEDDEATATALTKALKSHNYVVTSVGDGSVGLQIAQNFEYDLVVLDVMLPGLDGFSLCRQLRSLNHQMPIVLLTAKDSSIDKVRGFNAGADDYVVKPFNLSELIARIRSLLRRANKDIVASVLVWEKLQLDTYKSTVTYDKRRLHLTAKEYQLLELFLRNPHRIFSKSAILEHLWSSPECPGEDAVKTHIKGLRQKLKAGGASADLIETVYGLGYRLQYSCEDEKPTFTLSSSELTKTSKQQAESKVVASLTQLWQRFKDSFVDDVTLLLQAATALQIRVLKANEQQTALQVAHKLVGGLGSFGFTEGSKLARKIEQLLQTTNIEPIQAQQLVGMVESLRQELEKPLAITTPALSCKVQQALLLVIDDDVALIERIQMEANAWGFQVNAATSLAIARNAIANNPPDVILLDLTFLDPDESGLAFLAELRDRNPEISVIVLTGKSSLTERLEVARLGGRAFIQKSVPCSEILKMTYQIISCTQPLEAKVMIVDDDPRVLSSVSALLHSWGLYVTAIAEPQEFWQVLESTVPDLLILDVKMPDINGIELCQVVRNDPQWSQLPIVFLSACSDIEIVQQVFTAGADDYVQKPIVEPELIARVFNRLERTKMLRELAER